A stretch of Cytophagales bacterium DNA encodes these proteins:
- a CDS encoding COR domain-containing protein has translation MSEEALRLIHEEKKERTGKLDLGFTGLSEIPKEVFELTWLRELNLMNYYIEDGKFYDSEQDIQSNSLNIEGIPESIKKLEQLEDLRIGNIPKKDLNTSIGIFNIDALKHLKNLKKLDLSNCHDILDYYSISNLKQLEYLTLDENRLTDINFIEGLNRLRSLSLSQNNFDDIEVLKTLPDLEVLDLKFNRVFESKHIGYLQRLRTLNFGDNNLSTFNPSRKLSSLQTLNLERNNLEDLRFIERTPNLRSLNLDNNQFSSVNRIANLSKLEVLELNYNNVSNTNFLPDLHNLQYFSAYSNQIEYLSEDYSSNQLLELNLGGNPLKSLSFLKQLPKIKSLYLHGTNTSNIDLSRQKELEDLILGDNNIDDISFLDQLNKIEVLNLSNNQITDISPLKNLKGLVELNLSYNKIVNIDHVNSLTRLEYLNLASNEIRDLSRLVPLLKRTKLDVNSFDGHYISIQDNPISTPSPEIVNQGRKAILEWFEANKAKLNEVKLILIGDPKAGKTSLLRRLKDGSFDENEPQTDGINIEDIEFGTCPSFPDESALKDITGHFWDFGGQEIMNSTHQFFLTNRSVYILVLDARKDKQVSNQVRNWVQRIRATGGNSPIIVIANQIDINKGFGFENEANLREEFPQIKGFLKVSCLDGENIEKLVMLLEEWIPKAEMFETEIDERWLPIKKQLEEETKKKKEEGRYLDESSFHKICKFHGLDNKTSQESLVKFLHDLGLLLHFEGIRKNLKEYYVLDPYWITYGVYQILTSSYAGERKGIVSINRLEYIINDEPDKQQIYQPKNYEKIKYSPNQRQFLLDILNEFKLCFYVNDRQHFIIPDLLETNAPEEITQPFRKSTKALRFIYQYTYIPSSIIPEIMVETHGMLEHIWRTGCVLSHDGSRAMINAYQNQILIIVEGEAKKNREFMSIIRFLIDQINRKFSDSPKMLIPLPDLENEFVRYKQLRNLERKGITTYSHYIEEKDDNILYSVSQLLEGIVSLNKEDNSMAEGFKKLQSMLQQSHSKLDLIYEQQVEHYEYLKTNLPPDWDERLLDEITSLQIEQTDEIRQELIKALARAFELHHGDMDEKVKEIFLRMNEPKKLASLKLKVGLPLLASMVPGLSEIPDVPGIPKVSVDAEFDLKAWSEQMYKKHELQFFKVMGKI, from the coding sequence ATGTCGGAAGAAGCATTACGATTGATTCACGAAGAGAAGAAGGAACGGACGGGGAAGTTGGATTTGGGGTTTACCGGATTATCGGAGATCCCTAAAGAGGTTTTTGAGTTGACGTGGTTGAGGGAATTGAATCTCATGAACTACTACATAGAAGATGGCAAATTCTATGATTCTGAGCAAGATATTCAATCAAATTCATTGAATATCGAAGGCATCCCTGAAAGTATAAAAAAACTTGAGCAGTTGGAAGACCTTCGAATTGGCAACATTCCAAAGAAAGACTTAAACACTTCAATAGGAATATTTAATATCGACGCTTTAAAACATTTAAAGAACTTAAAAAAACTTGATCTTTCTAACTGTCATGATATATTAGATTATTATTCCATAAGCAACCTGAAACAGCTTGAGTACTTAACCTTAGATGAAAATCGACTTACAGACATAAACTTCATTGAGGGATTGAATAGGCTTAGAAGCTTATCACTAAGTCAAAATAATTTTGATGATATAGAGGTTTTAAAGACACTTCCGGACCTAGAAGTTTTGGATTTAAAATTTAATAGAGTCTTTGAATCCAAACATATTGGGTACTTACAAAGACTAAGGACACTGAACTTCGGAGATAATAATTTGTCCACTTTTAACCCTAGTAGAAAATTAAGTAGTCTTCAAACATTAAACCTAGAAAGGAATAATTTAGAAGACCTTCGCTTCATTGAAAGAACTCCGAATCTCAGATCTTTGAACTTAGATAATAATCAATTCAGTTCTGTAAACAGAATTGCAAATCTGTCTAAGCTAGAAGTCTTAGAACTAAATTATAACAATGTATCAAACACAAACTTTCTTCCTGATTTACACAATCTTCAATATTTCTCAGCTTATTCAAATCAAATAGAATACTTAAGTGAAGACTATAGTTCAAACCAATTACTTGAATTAAATCTCGGTGGTAATCCATTAAAATCGCTCTCTTTCCTAAAACAACTTCCTAAAATCAAAAGCCTCTACTTACATGGCACAAATACCTCAAACATTGACTTAAGTCGACAGAAAGAATTAGAGGATTTAATCCTTGGCGATAACAATATTGATGATATATCATTCCTAGATCAACTTAATAAAATTGAAGTATTGAACCTATCGAATAACCAAATAACAGATATTAGCCCTCTAAAGAATCTAAAGGGATTGGTTGAATTAAATCTCTCTTACAACAAGATTGTTAATATTGATCATGTCAATTCTTTGACTAGATTGGAATATCTTAATCTAGCTAGTAATGAAATTAGAGATTTATCGAGATTAGTTCCTCTTCTAAAACGGACAAAATTAGATGTCAATTCTTTTGATGGTCATTATATCTCTATTCAAGATAATCCAATAAGTACTCCATCACCAGAAATCGTCAACCAAGGAAGGAAAGCAATTCTCGAATGGTTCGAAGCGAATAAAGCTAAACTCAATGAAGTCAAACTGATCCTTATCGGTGATCCTAAGGCCGGTAAAACTTCCCTGTTACGGCGATTAAAAGATGGTTCTTTCGATGAGAATGAACCGCAAACAGACGGGATCAATATTGAAGACATTGAATTTGGCACTTGTCCTTCTTTCCCAGATGAAAGCGCATTGAAAGACATCACGGGTCACTTTTGGGACTTTGGAGGACAGGAGATCATGAACTCGACGCATCAGTTTTTCCTAACCAATCGATCTGTTTACATCCTTGTTCTTGATGCTCGGAAAGATAAACAGGTTTCTAATCAAGTTCGGAACTGGGTTCAGAGAATCAGAGCCACTGGCGGAAATTCTCCAATCATTGTCATTGCTAATCAGATTGATATAAACAAAGGCTTTGGCTTCGAAAATGAAGCCAACTTGCGTGAGGAATTTCCACAGATCAAAGGCTTCCTGAAAGTTTCCTGTTTGGATGGAGAAAACATCGAAAAATTAGTAATGCTTCTGGAAGAATGGATACCGAAAGCGGAAATGTTCGAGACAGAGATTGATGAACGCTGGCTGCCGATCAAAAAACAATTAGAAGAGGAGACCAAAAAAAAGAAAGAAGAAGGTCGCTACTTGGATGAATCAAGTTTCCATAAAATCTGTAAGTTCCATGGACTTGATAATAAAACTTCACAAGAGAGTCTAGTGAAGTTTCTCCATGATTTGGGCTTGTTGTTGCATTTTGAAGGAATTCGTAAAAACTTAAAAGAGTACTATGTGTTGGATCCTTATTGGATCACCTATGGGGTATATCAAATCCTAACCTCCAGCTACGCCGGAGAACGTAAAGGTATTGTTTCAATTAATAGGTTAGAATACATCATCAATGACGAGCCCGATAAGCAACAAATCTATCAGCCTAAGAATTACGAGAAAATCAAGTATTCTCCAAATCAAAGACAATTTCTATTAGATATTCTAAATGAATTTAAACTATGCTTTTATGTGAATGATCGACAGCATTTTATCATTCCAGACCTGCTGGAAACAAACGCTCCAGAAGAAATCACCCAACCTTTTCGAAAATCTACTAAAGCCCTTAGGTTTATCTACCAATATACTTACATCCCTAGCTCGATCATTCCTGAGATCATGGTGGAAACGCATGGCATGCTGGAACACATCTGGCGTACGGGATGTGTTTTGAGTCATGATGGTAGTCGGGCCATGATCAATGCTTACCAGAATCAGATCCTGATCATCGTGGAGGGTGAGGCGAAAAAAAATCGAGAGTTCATGTCGATCATTCGGTTCTTAATCGATCAGATTAATAGAAAGTTCAGTGACTCACCAAAAATGCTGATTCCACTTCCAGATTTAGAAAATGAATTTGTACGATACAAACAGTTACGAAACTTAGAGCGTAAAGGAATTACAACTTACAGTCACTACATTGAAGAGAAAGATGATAATATCCTCTATTCTGTGAGTCAGTTATTGGAAGGAATTGTATCTCTTAATAAGGAAGATAATTCGATGGCTGAAGGATTCAAAAAACTTCAAAGCATGTTGCAACAGAGTCATTCCAAACTGGACTTGATCTATGAACAGCAGGTCGAGCATTATGAATATCTAAAGACCAACCTGCCTCCTGATTGGGATGAACGTCTACTTGATGAAATAACGTCTCTACAGATAGAACAAACAGATGAGATTCGTCAAGAGCTGATCAAGGCTTTAGCCAGGGCTTTTGAACTGCATCACGGAGATATGGACGAGAAAGTAAAAGAGATTTTCCTTCGAATGAATGAGCCTAAAAAGCTTGCTAGCCTGAAGCTTAAGGTAGGCTTGCCACTACTAGCCAGTATGGTTCCGGGGTTATCTGAAATACCAGATGTTCCAGGTATCCCGAAAGTCAGCGTAGACGCTGAGTTTGATCTGAAGGCCTGGTCGGAGCAGATGTATAAGAAGCACGAGTTGCAGTTTTTTAAGGTGATGGGGAAGATTTAA